From Streptomyces sp. NBC_00690, a single genomic window includes:
- a CDS encoding cytochrome P450, with product MTDRPMELRRTDHLPAFPFPTGEGLAPLPEFAELRRKDPVVRVRLPSGDTAWLVTRHTDVRRVLTDPRFSRSRATRGTGPRINRTPTLPDSILAADPPDHSRLRRLIAPAFTGRRAEAMRQDIAALSDRLLNDLARQPCPADLVTHFTRPLPLAVICDLLGTPRVDGAQLDHWNEALRSVTALSDAEVTAAVDEITDYLTALITHKRGHPADDVLSALIAARDEDDRLSEAELVSFCIVLLAGGYGTTSNRLAGLVHLLLDQPERYALLCREPALIPDAVEELLRYAQATLGANLRVATEDTVLGGVRVKEGEAVIAPTSSANHDEQVYPDPELLDLTRAAPAHLAFGHGAHFCVGAQLARVQLQEAIAGLTRHFPSLYGAGRPDWTHGLTTRAPRTLPVGW from the coding sequence GTGACTGACCGGCCGATGGAGCTGCGTCGTACCGACCACCTGCCGGCCTTTCCCTTCCCCACCGGAGAAGGACTCGCACCACTGCCCGAGTTCGCGGAGCTGCGCCGCAAGGACCCGGTCGTGAGGGTGCGCCTCCCCAGTGGGGACACGGCCTGGCTGGTGACCCGGCACACCGATGTACGACGCGTCCTGACCGACCCCCGATTCAGCCGCTCCCGCGCCACCCGCGGCACGGGCCCCCGGATCAACCGCACGCCCACACTGCCCGATTCCATCCTCGCCGCCGATCCCCCCGACCACTCCCGGCTGCGCAGACTCATCGCACCCGCGTTCACCGGCCGGCGCGCCGAGGCGATGCGCCAGGACATCGCCGCCCTGAGCGACCGGTTGCTGAACGACCTCGCACGGCAGCCGTGCCCCGCCGACCTCGTCACCCACTTCACCCGTCCGCTGCCGCTCGCCGTCATCTGCGATCTGCTGGGCACACCGCGGGTGGACGGCGCGCAGCTCGACCACTGGAACGAGGCGCTGCGCAGTGTCACCGCGCTGAGCGACGCCGAGGTCACCGCGGCGGTCGACGAGATCACCGACTACCTCACGGCGTTGATCACACACAAACGCGGCCACCCCGCCGACGATGTGCTGAGCGCGCTGATCGCCGCCCGGGACGAGGACGACCGGCTGAGCGAAGCGGAACTCGTCTCGTTCTGCATCGTGCTGTTGGCCGGTGGCTACGGCACCACGTCGAACCGGCTCGCCGGACTCGTCCATCTGCTGCTGGACCAGCCGGAACGCTATGCGCTCCTGTGCCGCGAACCAGCACTCATCCCGGATGCGGTCGAGGAACTCCTGCGGTACGCGCAGGCCACCCTCGGCGCCAATCTGCGGGTGGCCACCGAGGACACCGTGCTCGGCGGGGTGAGGGTCAAGGAGGGCGAGGCGGTCATCGCACCCACCTCATCGGCCAACCACGACGAACAGGTCTACCCGGACCCCGAACTGCTGGACCTCACCCGGGCGGCACCCGCGCACCTCGCCTTCGGACACGGCGCCCACTTCTGTGTTGGCGCCCAACTCGCCCGCGTCCAACTCCAAGAGGCGATCGCCGGTCTGACCCGACACTTTCCCAGCCTGTACGGAGCAGGCCGACCCGACTGGACACACGGTCTGACCACCCGTGCGCCCCGAACGCTGCCGGTGGGGTGGTGA
- a CDS encoding S1 family peptidase — MPPSAQHNSTAPDNLSHRPVRKLLAGAITLGAATVLCTTGLSGSAAAIVGGQDSTGKYPFMVSIPMAVVGSELKGVCGGALIAPQWVVTAAHCAQEKLSYPTGTVRIGSDRRHSGGTVRTIVAKVVHPHYDNTGDKRGFDDIALLRLDRPVVRQQPIRIADRAPQVGAVTRILGFGTTVDAPEPEGWKFPERLQQLDTRRAPAAQCLDINEGRELCTVSLIPKAMGCAGDSGGPQIQRIGGRWQLVGATSGDGDRAANPRCAGGPGIWTSLPAYKHWIAKTVATHR, encoded by the coding sequence ATGCCCCCATCCGCCCAGCACAACTCCACGGCGCCCGACAACCTCAGCCACCGCCCCGTGCGCAAACTGCTGGCCGGCGCGATCACCCTCGGTGCGGCCACGGTGTTGTGCACCACCGGCCTCAGCGGCAGCGCGGCGGCCATCGTGGGAGGCCAGGACTCCACCGGGAAGTATCCGTTCATGGTGTCGATCCCCATGGCCGTTGTCGGATCGGAGCTGAAGGGGGTCTGCGGCGGTGCCCTGATCGCACCACAGTGGGTGGTGACCGCCGCCCACTGCGCACAGGAGAAGCTCTCGTATCCGACCGGCACGGTCCGCATCGGGAGCGATCGACGCCACTCCGGTGGAACGGTGCGCACCATCGTCGCCAAGGTGGTCCACCCGCACTACGACAACACCGGCGACAAGCGCGGGTTCGACGACATCGCCCTGCTGCGACTGGACCGCCCCGTCGTGCGCCAGCAGCCGATCCGCATCGCCGACCGCGCTCCCCAGGTCGGTGCGGTCACGCGCATCCTCGGATTCGGCACCACGGTGGACGCGCCCGAGCCGGAGGGCTGGAAGTTTCCCGAGCGACTCCAACAACTGGACACCCGAAGGGCACCCGCGGCGCAGTGCCTCGACATCAACGAGGGTCGCGAACTGTGCACCGTGAGCCTTATCCCCAAGGCCATGGGATGCGCGGGTGACTCCGGTGGACCGCAGATCCAGCGCATCGGTGGACGCTGGCAACTCGTCGGTGCCACCTCAGGCGACGGCGATCGCGCGGCCAATCCGCGGTGTGCGGGCGGCCCTGGTATCTGGACTTCCCTCCCGGCCTACAAGCACTGGATCGCCAAGACGGTCGCGACCCACCGCTGA
- a CDS encoding class I SAM-dependent DNA methyltransferase — MNPDHPTSRTWYAIEFADDYDRWFGKRRTSGATVAALAGLAGPGPVLELGIGTGRIALPLRERGLDVHGVDGSEAMVRRLRAKPGGTKIPVTMGDFAEVPVTGEFSLVFLAGGTFAELPDQASQARCFERVAQHLAPEGVFVFDAHVPEALAVATGPEVVMEGEDHMVLCYRKLDPSAQRYRSHYVIHADGVTRHMHVEFRYAGCGELDLMAGRAGLRLKERWGDWEGAPFGQGSSYHVSVYERGDRD, encoded by the coding sequence ATGAACCCCGACCACCCCACCTCACGGACCTGGTACGCCATCGAGTTCGCCGACGACTACGACCGCTGGTTCGGCAAACGCCGCACCAGCGGCGCAACCGTGGCCGCACTCGCCGGGCTCGCCGGGCCCGGCCCCGTGCTCGAACTCGGCATCGGCACCGGACGGATCGCCCTGCCCCTGCGGGAACGCGGACTCGACGTGCACGGCGTCGACGGCTCCGAGGCCATGGTCCGACGGCTACGGGCCAAACCGGGCGGCACGAAGATACCGGTGACCATGGGCGACTTCGCGGAGGTCCCCGTCACCGGTGAATTCTCGCTGGTCTTCCTCGCCGGGGGCACCTTCGCCGAACTGCCCGACCAGGCGAGCCAAGCACGCTGCTTCGAACGAGTCGCCCAACACCTCGCCCCCGAAGGGGTGTTCGTATTCGACGCCCATGTACCCGAAGCCCTCGCGGTGGCCACCGGTCCCGAGGTGGTGATGGAGGGCGAGGACCACATGGTGTTGTGCTACCGCAAGCTCGACCCATCGGCGCAGCGGTACCGCTCGCACTACGTCATCCACGCGGACGGTGTGACCCGACACATGCACGTCGAGTTCCGCTACGCGGGCTGCGGCGAACTCGATCTGATGGCGGGCCGGGCCGGCCTCAGGCTCAAAGAGCGTTGGGGCGACTGGGAAGGCGCGCCCTTTGGCCAGGGCAGCTCGTACCACGTCTCCGTCTACGAACGCGGCGACCGTGACTGA
- a CDS encoding GlxA family transcriptional regulator, whose translation MSVVALLALDGVPAHQLSTPGLIFGAASRSFHRGPPYELRVCSATDVITAPPGAFRITPDRGLDGLEDADTVILTGYRECPAAPSSAVLDAVRAAAARGARIGAIGAGAFVLAATGLLDGRRATTDWARVPELARRHPRIRLDTVDFVVADGPFLTSAGVLGGKDLCLRIVEEEHGVPVAVEADRQLFLMLPDPSETLRASDPDEGSARRPFADSGAECHFASTTAWMEANLRHPLTLAEIAEHAGTSVRSLSRGFRARTGLTPLQYLLRARVRRAQWLLEHSDAPVAQIATRTGLGTPANLRHHFQRLNGTTPSAYRAAFRELVGIFAPVERGQVATEDGMWRG comes from the coding sequence ATGTCAGTGGTCGCACTGCTCGCCCTCGACGGCGTACCCGCACATCAACTGAGCACTCCGGGGTTGATCTTCGGTGCCGCGTCGCGCAGCTTCCATCGCGGACCGCCCTACGAACTGCGCGTCTGCTCCGCGACGGACGTCATCACTGCCCCGCCCGGCGCGTTCCGCATCACACCCGATCGAGGTCTGGACGGGCTCGAAGACGCCGACACGGTGATCCTCACCGGGTACCGGGAGTGCCCCGCCGCCCCTTCGTCCGCTGTGCTCGATGCTGTTCGTGCCGCTGCCGCCCGAGGCGCCCGTATCGGTGCGATCGGAGCCGGTGCCTTCGTGTTAGCCGCCACCGGGCTCCTCGATGGACGCCGAGCCACCACCGACTGGGCCCGTGTCCCCGAACTGGCCCGGCGCCATCCCCGGATCCGACTCGACACCGTGGACTTCGTCGTGGCGGACGGGCCGTTCCTCACCTCGGCCGGGGTGCTCGGGGGCAAGGACCTCTGTTTGCGGATCGTCGAGGAGGAGCACGGCGTGCCGGTCGCAGTGGAGGCCGACCGCCAGCTCTTCCTGATGCTCCCCGATCCGTCCGAGACGCTCAGGGCGAGCGATCCGGACGAGGGTTCAGCTCGGCGACCCTTCGCCGACAGCGGTGCCGAGTGCCACTTCGCGTCGACCACCGCATGGATGGAGGCCAATCTCCGGCATCCGCTGACCCTTGCGGAGATAGCCGAGCACGCCGGGACCAGTGTCCGCAGCCTCAGCCGGGGCTTTCGCGCCCGTACCGGGCTCACGCCACTCCAGTACCTGCTGCGGGCGCGCGTACGGCGGGCGCAGTGGCTGTTGGAGCACTCCGACGCTCCCGTGGCGCAGATCGCGACGCGTACCGGGCTGGGTACGCCCGCCAATCTGCGCCACCACTTCCAACGCCTCAACGGCACCACGCCCAGCGCCTACCGGGCCGCCTTCCGCGAACTGGTCGGCATCTTCGCCCCGGTGGAGCGAGGTCAAGTGGCCACGGAGGACGGGATGTGGAGGGGGTAG
- a CDS encoding GlxA family transcriptional regulator, translated as MSTVALLALDGIPAHQLSTPALVLGAAARSSAEVAYDLRICAVPHTVTTAEPAPLKVTAPWGLEGIARADTVILPGHDAFLDEPPTGVLAALRDAAGRGVRIVGVGTGVFTLARAGVLDGRSATTVWRHTSELALRHPRVAVDPCGTVVVDGPFLTSAGLFGGIDLFIRLVEQDHGPLAAAETARQLVLPIAAEAGAAQDELDQAIAATAGLEPTVRWLEASLHRPLTLADIAEHARLSVRSLNRRFAAHTGQSPLQYLLRARLDRARQLLECDDITIEEIAARVGFGSSSSFRRHFKHATGATPRTYRTVRRPARGASRTVAGTVSPHLEIRNSTVEKPG; from the coding sequence ATGTCAACGGTCGCCCTGCTCGCCCTCGACGGGATACCAGCACACCAGCTCAGCACTCCCGCCCTGGTACTCGGCGCCGCCGCCCGCAGTAGCGCCGAGGTCGCCTACGACCTCAGGATCTGCGCCGTTCCGCACACCGTGACGACCGCGGAACCCGCCCCCTTGAAGGTCACCGCCCCCTGGGGCCTGGAAGGCATCGCGAGGGCCGACACGGTGATCCTGCCCGGCCACGACGCATTCCTCGACGAGCCACCGACGGGAGTGCTGGCGGCCCTGCGGGACGCGGCCGGGCGGGGCGTTCGGATCGTCGGCGTCGGTACCGGGGTGTTCACGCTCGCCAGGGCCGGCGTCCTGGACGGCCGCAGCGCCACCACGGTGTGGCGTCACACTTCGGAGCTGGCCCTACGCCACCCCCGGGTGGCCGTCGACCCGTGCGGGACCGTCGTGGTCGACGGCCCCTTCCTCACCTCGGCCGGACTATTCGGCGGAATCGACCTGTTCATCCGCCTCGTCGAGCAGGACCACGGCCCGCTCGCCGCCGCCGAGACGGCACGTCAACTCGTGCTGCCCATCGCCGCCGAGGCAGGGGCCGCGCAGGACGAACTCGACCAGGCGATCGCCGCGACCGCCGGACTGGAGCCGACCGTACGGTGGCTGGAGGCTTCGCTGCACCGCCCGCTCACCCTCGCCGACATCGCCGAACACGCCCGCCTCAGCGTTCGCAGCCTCAACCGCCGCTTCGCAGCCCACACGGGGCAGAGCCCCCTGCAATATCTGCTGCGTGCCCGGTTGGACCGGGCCCGCCAGTTGCTGGAGTGCGACGACATCACGATCGAGGAGATCGCAGCCCGGGTGGGTTTCGGCTCGTCGAGCAGCTTCCGCCGCCACTTCAAACACGCAACGGGCGCCACCCCCAGGACCTACCGCACGGTCCGGCGGCCGGCCAGAGGCGCCTCAAGAACCGTCGCAGGCACGGTCTCGCCGCACCTTGAAATCCGTAACTCGACTGTGGAAAAGCCTGGTTGA
- a CDS encoding toll/interleukin-1 receptor domain-containing protein, whose amino-acid sequence MGGIFVNYRRGPHLPVVQELRERLVQHFGADHVFFDTSSIIPGRRYSDELRERLADCEVLLVVIHEGWLDARDESGGRRLDRADDWVRREIEGALAAGKVVIPLLLDGAVVPLSSQLPKLMADLALRQAQSLSVSRWHADLAQLCAVLEVSVKSPWTVLPCPSPPKPPPGPWLGIGTAALAAALLMALVLGPLADLPENPGSDRPDGATDVPLAFMAAGWSVLLMCAPVLAVLAVRGVSRWSVNDWERELQAVPHTVYVRRTYLAAVALVLLALLGAFTLREQGILPALGVLLVVIVSVAHTAAGSLRTQRMEADQWRNWPHALPSPVTRQQLRRAVARLETRARSWSHPLSRQQREKAEWVLQDFDQALAAIRAEGSRSRLAWLRREQPWLFSLYALWVTLNTGLTTAAVLPVLAAGDGSRRLYALPIMAALLSGALGLATMEIAYRQQRWLRSTVVREAEIRVAELAVRVTELSSLARTRPTRPAPRPEDQEEPG is encoded by the coding sequence ATGGGCGGCATCTTTGTCAACTACCGAAGGGGACCACACCTTCCCGTAGTACAGGAGCTCCGCGAGCGACTCGTCCAACATTTCGGCGCAGACCACGTCTTCTTCGACACTTCGTCGATCATCCCGGGACGACGGTACTCGGACGAGTTACGCGAGCGACTCGCGGACTGCGAAGTCCTCCTCGTGGTCATCCACGAAGGCTGGCTGGACGCCCGCGATGAATCCGGCGGACGTCGGCTGGACCGCGCCGACGACTGGGTGCGGCGGGAGATCGAAGGGGCGCTGGCAGCCGGCAAGGTCGTCATCCCTCTGTTGCTGGACGGCGCGGTCGTACCGCTGTCGAGCCAACTCCCCAAGCTCATGGCCGATCTGGCGCTGCGGCAGGCCCAGAGCCTCTCGGTGAGCCGGTGGCACGCCGACCTGGCGCAGCTCTGCGCAGTCCTGGAGGTCTCGGTGAAGTCGCCGTGGACGGTGCTTCCCTGCCCGTCGCCGCCCAAGCCCCCACCGGGGCCCTGGCTGGGGATCGGCACGGCTGCGCTGGCTGCCGCACTCCTGATGGCCCTCGTCCTGGGCCCACTGGCCGACCTGCCGGAGAATCCGGGGTCCGACCGGCCGGACGGCGCGACCGATGTGCCCCTCGCATTCATGGCAGCGGGGTGGTCGGTGCTGCTGATGTGCGCGCCGGTGCTCGCCGTCCTCGCCGTACGGGGAGTGTCACGCTGGTCGGTGAACGACTGGGAGCGCGAGTTGCAGGCCGTTCCCCACACCGTCTACGTACGACGGACCTATCTGGCCGCTGTCGCACTCGTCCTCCTGGCGCTGTTGGGCGCCTTCACCCTGAGGGAACAGGGCATCCTGCCCGCCCTGGGGGTGTTGCTGGTGGTGATCGTCTCGGTCGCCCACACGGCCGCCGGTTCCCTCCGCACCCAGCGGATGGAGGCGGACCAGTGGCGCAACTGGCCGCACGCCCTCCCGTCCCCCGTCACCCGTCAACAGTTGCGCAGGGCGGTCGCGCGCCTGGAGACACGGGCCCGCAGTTGGTCGCATCCGCTGAGCCGGCAGCAACGGGAGAAGGCGGAATGGGTACTCCAGGACTTCGACCAGGCCCTAGCTGCCATCCGCGCCGAAGGCAGTCGCTCCCGACTGGCGTGGTTGCGCCGGGAGCAGCCATGGCTGTTCAGCCTGTACGCACTGTGGGTGACGCTTAACACCGGACTGACCACGGCCGCGGTCCTTCCGGTCCTGGCGGCCGGCGACGGATCGCGGCGCCTGTACGCACTCCCGATCATGGCGGCGCTGCTCAGCGGCGCACTCGGGCTGGCCACGATGGAGATCGCCTACCGCCAACAGCGGTGGCTGCGCTCCACGGTGGTCCGAGAGGCCGAAATCCGGGTGGCGGAGCTCGCCGTACGCGTGACGGAACTGAGCTCCCTGGCGCGCACGCGCCCCACACGGCCCGCCCCCCGCCCGGAGGACCAGGAAGAGCCCGGCTAG
- a CDS encoding HIT family protein, translated as MTECAFCAIVADPSRARVVHQDAHTLAFFPLAPAVRGHTLVIPRSHAPDLWALDDATAARLTQSVLRVGRALYEVLAPDGMNVINSAGAAASQTVFHVHVHLVPRWPGDAMGSIWPPKANRTPEEHGVDGGLDGLATRIAEVTGSGQP; from the coding sequence ATGACCGAGTGTGCGTTCTGCGCCATCGTCGCCGATCCGAGCAGAGCGCGCGTGGTTCATCAGGATGCCCATACGCTGGCGTTCTTCCCGCTGGCACCCGCGGTCCGCGGGCACACCCTGGTCATCCCCCGCTCGCATGCGCCTGATCTCTGGGCCCTGGACGACGCCACGGCCGCACGGCTCACGCAGTCCGTGTTGCGGGTCGGCAGGGCACTGTACGAGGTACTGGCGCCCGACGGAATGAACGTGATCAACTCCGCGGGCGCGGCGGCTTCCCAGACCGTCTTCCACGTCCATGTGCATCTGGTGCCGCGCTGGCCCGGTGATGCCATGGGCAGCATCTGGCCGCCCAAGGCGAACCGGACGCCCGAAGAACACGGTGTGGACGGGGGGCTGGACGGGCTGGCTACGCGGATCGCCGAGGTGACCGGCTCCGGCCAGCCGTGA
- a CDS encoding DEAD/DEAH box helicase: MNRTRTNDRSARTRTNSSGSGRGGSRSGAPSRSGGPGRSNGSGRRPAAVKQEFALPVTVTPALPPVEAFAELDMPVQLLAALTAEGVTVPFPIQGATLPNTLAGRDVLGRGRTGSGKTLAFGLALLARTAGKRAEPRQPLALVLVPTRELAQQVTDALTPYARSMRLRMATVVGGMPIGRQASALRGGSEVVVATPGRLKDLIDRGECRLDQVAITVLDEADQMADMGFMPQVTALLDQVRPGGQRMLFSATLDRNVDLLVHRYLTDPVVHSVDPSAGAVTTMEHHVLHVHGADKQRAATEIAAREGRVIMFLDTKHAVNRLTEHLLNSGVRAAALHGGKSQPQRTRTLTQFKTGHVTVLVATNVAARGIHVDNLGLVVNVDPPTDHKDYLHRGGRTARAGESGSVVTLVSPNQRRAMVRLLADAGIRPQTTQVRPGDEALNRITGARTPSGVPVVITAPVVERPQRDGATPRGRRRRGGSARGRTTARQSTFRAAA; encoded by the coding sequence ATGAACCGCACACGCACCAATGACCGCTCCGCCCGTACTCGCACCAACAGTTCCGGCTCGGGACGCGGTGGAAGCCGCTCGGGCGCCCCGAGTCGCTCCGGCGGCCCCGGCCGTTCGAATGGTTCCGGCCGTCGGCCGGCCGCGGTGAAGCAGGAGTTCGCGCTCCCGGTCACCGTCACCCCCGCGCTGCCTCCCGTCGAGGCGTTCGCCGAGCTCGACATGCCCGTACAGCTATTGGCCGCACTGACCGCCGAGGGCGTGACCGTACCGTTCCCGATCCAGGGTGCGACGCTGCCGAACACCCTCGCGGGTCGGGACGTCCTCGGGCGTGGTCGGACCGGCTCCGGCAAGACGCTCGCCTTCGGCCTCGCGCTCCTGGCCCGTACGGCCGGCAAGCGGGCCGAGCCGCGTCAGCCGCTGGCCCTGGTGCTGGTCCCGACGCGCGAACTGGCGCAGCAGGTCACCGACGCCCTCACCCCCTACGCCCGGTCGATGCGGCTGCGGATGGCCACGGTGGTGGGCGGAATGCCGATCGGCAGGCAGGCCAGTGCGCTGCGCGGCGGGTCCGAGGTCGTCGTAGCGACGCCGGGCCGGCTCAAGGACCTGATCGACCGCGGCGAGTGCCGTCTGGACCAGGTCGCCATCACGGTTCTCGACGAGGCCGACCAGATGGCCGACATGGGATTCATGCCCCAGGTCACCGCACTGCTCGACCAGGTGCGGCCCGGTGGGCAGCGGATGCTGTTCTCCGCCACGTTGGACCGCAATGTCGATCTGCTGGTGCACCGCTACCTGACCGACCCGGTCGTCCACTCCGTCGACCCGTCCGCGGGTGCGGTCACCACGATGGAACACCACGTACTGCACGTCCACGGCGCGGACAAGCAGCGGGCGGCTACCGAGATCGCCGCTCGCGAGGGCCGGGTGATCATGTTCTTGGACACCAAGCACGCCGTCAACCGGCTGACCGAGCACCTGCTGAACAGCGGTGTACGGGCTGCCGCCCTGCACGGCGGCAAGTCCCAGCCGCAGCGCACCCGCACCCTGACGCAGTTCAAGACGGGGCACGTCACCGTGCTGGTGGCCACCAATGTGGCGGCGCGCGGCATCCACGTGGACAACCTGGGTCTCGTCGTCAACGTGGACCCGCCCACCGACCACAAGGACTACCTCCACCGCGGCGGTCGCACCGCCCGGGCGGGCGAGTCGGGCAGTGTCGTCACCCTGGTCAGCCCGAACCAGCGCCGCGCCATGGTCCGTCTGCTGGCCGATGCCGGAATCCGTCCGCAGACCACTCAGGTACGCCCCGGCGACGAGGCCCTGAACCGCATCACCGGCGCCCGGACCCCGTCGGGGGTCCCGGTCGTCATCACCGCCCCCGTGGTCGAACGACCCCAGCGTGATGGTGCCACCCCCCGGGGTCGGCGCCGCCGCGGCGGTTCGGCTCGTGGTCGCACCACCGCACGGCAGTCCACCTTCCGCGCGGCGGCCTAG
- a CDS encoding MerR family transcriptional regulator → MTADDSLGGRLDDDDYPAYTMGRAAELLGTTPGFLRAIGEARLITPLRSEGGHRRYSRYQLRIAARARELVDQGTPVEAACRIVILEDQLEEAQRINAEFRRASTTPHDGVR, encoded by the coding sequence ATGACAGCGGATGATTCGCTCGGCGGACGGCTGGACGACGATGACTACCCCGCCTACACGATGGGCCGGGCGGCCGAATTGCTCGGCACCACCCCGGGATTCCTCCGTGCCATCGGAGAAGCCCGTCTGATCACCCCGCTCCGCTCCGAAGGCGGGCACCGCCGCTACTCCCGCTACCAGCTGCGCATCGCGGCCCGAGCCCGGGAACTCGTCGATCAAGGCACCCCGGTCGAGGCGGCTTGTCGCATCGTCATCCTTGAGGACCAGCTCGAAGAAGCCCAGCGCATCAACGCGGAGTTCCGCCGGGCCTCAACCACACCGCACGACGGGGTTCGCTGA
- a CDS encoding cation:proton antiporter — protein sequence MNPWAVIATGAVIAGYAAVSRRLATTPVSGPMVLVTCGLAIGPLGLDLIDRAQDGEITRALLESALALLLFTSAAAIRRQELRRERSLPERLLMVGLPLTMALGWLGAWAVLPGPSMWELAVIGIVLAPTDAALGQQAVSDERVPAPVRHGLSVESGLNDGIVLPFFVLALAAAGDGHHGQDGPLKAFLLALVASSVIGLAAGWLGAVVLRESAARRWSTTGWRQILVLAVPATAYALCVVIDGSGFIGAWVAGLAFGSVLRGGTSADRASAKDADVSRTIEFGDRLGELLAALSFLLFGAVILGPVLEHADWRMALYAVLSLTVIRMVPVAVSLIGAGLRPPTVAYIGWFGPRGLASVVFGLIAFEAELPHTDVVSGVIAVTVGLSVYLHGASAAQLGARYGAWYAKALRRDPELREKGPVS from the coding sequence GTGAATCCATGGGCCGTCATCGCCACGGGCGCAGTGATCGCCGGCTACGCGGCCGTGTCGCGGCGGCTGGCCACCACACCGGTCTCCGGTCCGATGGTGCTCGTCACCTGTGGTCTGGCCATCGGACCCCTCGGCCTCGATCTCATCGATCGCGCCCAGGACGGGGAGATCACCCGTGCACTGCTGGAAAGCGCCCTCGCGCTGCTGCTGTTCACCTCGGCCGCCGCGATCCGACGGCAGGAACTGCGCAGGGAACGCTCGCTGCCCGAGCGTCTGCTCATGGTCGGGTTGCCGCTGACCATGGCCCTGGGGTGGCTCGGAGCCTGGGCGGTGCTGCCCGGTCCGAGCATGTGGGAGCTCGCGGTGATCGGTATCGTCCTCGCCCCCACCGATGCGGCACTGGGACAACAGGCCGTGTCGGACGAGCGCGTCCCCGCGCCGGTACGCCACGGGCTCAGCGTGGAGTCCGGTCTCAACGACGGCATCGTGCTGCCGTTCTTCGTACTGGCCCTGGCCGCTGCCGGTGACGGACACCATGGGCAGGACGGGCCGCTGAAGGCGTTCCTCCTCGCGCTGGTGGCCAGCAGTGTCATCGGCCTTGCGGCCGGCTGGCTGGGCGCGGTCGTGCTGCGCGAATCAGCCGCCCGGCGCTGGAGCACCACGGGCTGGCGACAGATCCTGGTGCTGGCCGTGCCCGCCACGGCGTACGCGCTGTGCGTCGTGATCGACGGAAGCGGATTCATCGGAGCCTGGGTCGCGGGCCTCGCCTTCGGCTCCGTACTGCGCGGCGGAACATCGGCCGATCGCGCCTCGGCCAAGGATGCCGACGTCAGCCGCACGATCGAGTTCGGCGACCGACTCGGCGAACTGTTGGCCGCACTGAGTTTCCTGCTCTTCGGTGCCGTGATCCTGGGGCCGGTACTGGAGCACGCCGACTGGCGGATGGCGCTCTACGCGGTGCTCAGCCTCACCGTCATCCGCATGGTCCCGGTCGCCGTTTCCCTCATCGGTGCCGGGCTCCGCCCGCCCACGGTGGCCTACATCGGCTGGTTCGGCCCGCGTGGGCTCGCGTCCGTCGTCTTCGGGTTGATCGCCTTCGAAGCGGAGCTCCCCCACACGGACGTGGTCAGTGGTGTCATCGCCGTGACCGTCGGGCTCAGCGTCTACCTCCACGGCGCGTCGGCCGCGCAGCTGGGGGCGCGCTACGGAGCCTGGTACGCAAAGGCCCTGCGCCGCGATCCGGAGCTCCGGGAGAAGGGCCCGGTGTCGTAG
- a CDS encoding cold-shock protein, with protein sequence MAAGTVKWFNAEKGFGFIEQEGGGPDVFAHYSNIAAQGFRELLEGQKVTFDIAQGQKGPTAENIVPA encoded by the coding sequence ATGGCTGCTGGCACCGTGAAGTGGTTCAATGCGGAAAAGGGCTTCGGCTTCATCGAGCAGGAAGGTGGCGGCCCCGATGTGTTCGCCCACTACTCGAACATCGCCGCCCAGGGCTTCCGTGAGCTGCTCGAAGGCCAGAAGGTGACTTTCGACATCGCGCAGGGCCAGAAGGGCCCGACGGCTGAGAACATCGTTCCCGCCTGA
- a CDS encoding SCO5918 family protein — translation MRCVIARFPFDLTKSGVLASMKAVKPEPVVGEYVIIGRRQFPIKQVGQVITRQDRRDFSSAEVVRAMMLLGFTCRGLPEVTTKPPRGLTSLQRASAMLGTPVSV, via the coding sequence ATGCGCTGCGTCATCGCCCGATTCCCGTTCGATTTGACCAAGAGTGGTGTGCTGGCGTCGATGAAGGCCGTCAAGCCCGAGCCCGTCGTCGGCGAGTACGTGATCATCGGCCGCCGCCAGTTCCCCATCAAGCAGGTGGGCCAGGTCATCACCCGCCAGGACCGCCGCGACTTCAGCTCCGCCGAGGTGGTCCGGGCGATGATGCTGCTCGGCTTCACCTGCCGCGGCCTGCCCGAGGTCACCACCAAGCCGCCGCGCGGACTCACCTCGCTCCAGCGGGCATCCGCGATGCTCGGCACGCCCGTGTCCGTCTGA
- a CDS encoding ferredoxin, producing MSRRIEIDRDICIGSGLCAATAPRHFALGEDRRSRILPDAGEPDEEVADAVDFCPVEAISLLSEP from the coding sequence ATGTCACGACGGATCGAGATCGACCGGGATATCTGCATCGGGTCCGGGCTGTGCGCGGCGACCGCTCCGCGACACTTCGCCCTGGGGGAGGACCGGCGCTCACGCATCCTGCCCGACGCGGGCGAGCCGGACGAAGAGGTGGCGGACGCTGTGGACTTCTGTCCGGTGGAGGCCATCTCCCTGCTGTCCGAACCATGA